The Pecten maximus chromosome 14, xPecMax1.1, whole genome shotgun sequence genome includes a region encoding these proteins:
- the LOC117341998 gene encoding uncharacterized protein LOC117341998 isoform X2, which produces MLLGRRRTARFCTYGGVLVTVFFLFILLQVLVSRDEDLNHFVSVGSSRTFASDAELSVLDYPAGDQRLINYVRDILIKPYHRTAPGEQYNFTENKPNSDYSRGQSKIIDEHLMKKNFGFYVDVGAGNGRKSICHLIFREREKL; this is translated from the exons ATGTTGCTTGGAAGACGGAGGACCGCCCGTTTTTGTACATACGGTGGTGTGCTGGTGACTGTCTTCTTCCTATTCATTTTGCTCCAAGTTCTGGTTTCACGAGACGAGGACTTGAATCACTTTGTGTCCGTTGGCAGTTCTAGAACATTTGCTTCTGACGCGGAACTTTCCGTTCTGGATTACCCAGCTGGTGATCAGAGGTTGATCAACTATGTCCGCGACATTCTAATTAAGCCTTATCATCGGACAGCACCAGGGGAGCAATATAACTTCACAGAGAATAAACCCAATTCAGACTATTCTAGAGGACAAAGCAAGATAATTGATGAACATCTTATGAAAAAG aatttCGGCTTTTATGTTGATGTTGGTGCTGGAAATGGGAGAAAGTCAATCTGTC